The sequence below is a genomic window from Colletotrichum destructivum chromosome 4, complete sequence.
GGTGAGTTTGTCGTGTCTCGAGACGACCTGAACTGAAGAACAATCGCCATCTAGCAGAACTCCACAGCCCTTGAAAGGTCCCATCCTGAATCGTAGTCAGTCAAACAATCGACAGAATCCGAGAGGTTCATGAGCCAATGGTCCTTATCTCGGGGTCGGCGAGTCCGGCCGCCATATCCATGCAGAGATCCCCACTCCACCACGACGATCGACCCTCCCCAACTGTTGTCATGCAGAACTCAAGATCACCACAAGATCCTGGAGTCGTAAATCGGTTGCCTTATTTGCGCGTCAGATATGGCGTGCGACCAATGGGCATCTTGGAAGGAGCACGTGGAGGCTTTTGCGAACTCTTCCCGCGAGTGCCATCCTGGGCTACGGTCTGAATTACCGAAACAAAGTTGTGAACAATTAATTCTGTTGTTACTGACATGCTTGCTCAATTCACCGAATAatcttccctcccctctctttccTAATGCTCCCTGCACCATGCCAACTCTCCTAGAGTCAGGAGCGGCCCCAGATAAGACTCTGGTAGAACAAGACCACCGTTCATCCAGTCGCAAAGAGTCCCCCATGCCTTATCGTTATCGCAGTTGGTGAACTGCTTGTTGGCCGTCCTCGACTTGGTGACCGTGTCCTGGTCCGCATAGTTGTACTCGCAGTAACCGTGCGAGGCAAGACACGTCACCCTGGTCTTCCCGTCGAAGCTGGGATCCTTGCCGGTGCAGTCCTCCACCTTGAAGATCTCGCTCAGGTTTGCCCAGCCCTTGTCGTGGATCTTGTTCAGGACGTCGACGTAGGTGTTCTTGTACTCCTTGGGGTTGTGTAGCGCGTACGAGTTGCCCGTGTCTGGGTCAACCCAGAATTGGTAGCAGTTGCCGGCAGGGCCGAGTCCGGGGCAGGAGATGGCGCCATTGGTCTTGGGGGCGTAGTCCAGTGCGTTCACCCCCGTTGAGCGCGCGGAGACGATGCCGTTCGCCTTGAGCGCCAACGAGAGGATGTACAGCTGCAGGTCGTGGTACAGCGTCGTGGCTTCAAAGTTGAGGCTAGTCACGGCACGTTGGCTGAAACCACCGGGCTCGGCCGCGGCTATGAAAAGAGTGCTGTTTCTTTGGAGCTCCTTCAAGGAGTCCTGAAGGCTGTCCTGGTACTCGATcacgagctgggcgaggTTGCTGCCGACCTGGCCCAGGGTGACGAAGCGGGCGTTGGACGAGCCAGCTTTCTGGGGCATGAAGAAAGAGCTCATTCCCGTGGTGACAGCCATTCCGGTGGCAATGAGACCCAGAACGGGGTTGACACCAGCCGCTGCAGCAAGCCAGAAGCCACCGGAGATGGATGTCCACAAAAGAGTGCTGGGAACCTGCGGGTCGGTTGATGGGGAGACGGTCGCGACGATGTCGTCTATAGTGTCCGAAGCGAGCGAGTGTCCGTTCCAGAGGGCCTCGGAATACTGGTTGAAGAACTGGTAGATGGCGTAGATGTTCCAGAGCGTGTAGAACTGCTGTGGCGAGGAGTACGTGGCCTCGGAGCCCATCGTCTCGAATCCTTCACATGTGTCTCGGCTGAAAGTGTCGCAGGTTCGACCGCCATAGCCGTTGAACGCGAGGAAACACTGCGCGAATCCCAGGTTGTCGCAGTCGGCTCTAGTGCCGTTCTCTGCCAGCCAGTTTGTGATGTAGCTCGACACGTTGAGCTGGGCCCAGCACTCTGCCTTGAGGCccgttgacgatgacggagaACAGTCAATCTCACGGACGGCGACTAACGATTTGGATGAGGCAATGGCTGCAGTGCACATCAGCCCCATCAACAGAAGTGTTCGAACCGTCATGGCGAGTGAATTTCGCCAGCGGCCCAAAGAGAAACGTGGTGACAGAAGAGTGGAAAGGTTCAAGGATGAAGAAGCTTTGTCTCGAAGCTTGATTGCTGTCGCCTTTCTGTTTTCAAGTTGGACTGCCTGGTGATATAACACCTTttccccatcatcgacaTCTCTCGAAACGTCATTAGATGACTTTATTACAATCTCTATCTTGATCATAGGAATAGATTGCTTTGACTCGAGCAGACAAGATGCCCCGCCGTGTAGATCCCCCCTATTCTTAATTGTTTGGTGGCTGATCGACATCGCCAACACGTTTTCCATATAGACGTGGCAGTCCTAAGGTTTGTTCTGCAATTGCCGAGACCACCCACTCCCTGACACAAGTATGGGGCCGGGCAAGGTTGCTGACTTGAggcatcaccaccgccattCCGGCAGCACCGAACAAGACCTCAGCCACGGAATCGACAGAGATAAGAGCAATTGAAATTTGTTCCCGTCACGGCATTCAGGAACTGTGCATCAGAGGACACTCTCAAATTCTGATCGACAGCTTTTGGAGATCCTGCGGCCCGTCGAAAGTTTCGCGACAAAAGATCCCCTTCGTGTTGACTCGACTTAGATTGCTCACCGTTACGGGGCCCGTCCCTGCAGGAGTCCGAGCATCAATGTAGTTTGATCGTATAGGAGGTTGTCGTGTTTTGTGTGCTGCGAGGTCACGCGTTGATAGAGTCAACAAGTGTTAATCGCGCAATTCCCAGTTTCTACCTATCCACACTGTTCGGCTGCCAATTTTTAGACGAGATGGCCAGGCAAGAGATACATTGCTGTGATTATGGCGCAAAAGTGCACACATATTCGCTGCGCGACTTGTACGGAGGGGTTGTTGAATGCTATACCTCTCACGACAATTGTTAAAACCAATGGCATTCAAGTAGGGTATAGACGTTATTCGCTTTCTTACAATGATGGCACAACGAGAAAAAACAAGCTACGAGGAAGCCTTTCAACGAGTGGTTTCATATCCGAGGGACCGGCCTCcccgtcgccttctccatcttcagTCAAGCTTCAGAGGTTGACTGATTCATGATCCGCGGGGCCAGGCAATCCGTGTATCACGTAGTGGGGTTAGCATGTGTAGGCTTCATTTCCATCGCAGGTTGCCTTTGGTAACCTTGGACGACTGAACTCGTTTTCTGACGAGCAAGCACTTCTCTTTCATGCTGGACAAGTGCTGAAGAGAAGCACCAGTAAGAGGCACAGCAGTCTCTTGCGTCGCTTCCCTTGATGCCGTAGCGCTGGCGGATCTGGAAACGCTTGCGCATGACGATCCTGCGTTTGCGTCGAAATCATCAGCCAAGTTCATCGTCACCGTCTCGCAACACTACAATGAAAATTGACTTACATCCAGCCAAACCCAGTAAGATAGGTCACGCCCATCATAACTATACAGTCGCTGTTTACGTGACTGTATCCTTCCATGGACGGGTCCTCGATACGATGGGACGTTTGTCCAAACACTTTGGATGACCGTTAGATCCGAAACTTCGAATCCGATTGAAGGGAGACATACGAAGACAAGGTAAAAAGGTGCCTAGAAGGCATAATTCGCACGAGGCGCAACATCCACATAAACCATGATGCCACCTATCTCTGTGGGTGTCCTGGCCTTCGCCATCTGCATTGAGAGTGGTTTGGGTTTGGGCTCCTTGGGCGGCCCCGTTTTGTTGAAGAGACGATGGAGACATTGATGCGAGGGGCAATGCGTGGTCGATTCAGGAAAGGGGGGCGTCTTATAACCCACTTTGAAAGTTAAGGCTCAGTGTGGCTTGAACTTTGTTTTGTGTCACAAACTTGATGGCAGTTCCTGGGAGATTGGATGTCGAGGGCACGGGGGCCGAGAGCATAGAAAGTGACAACCAATGTCAACAAACCATGTCCGCGCGGCCCGATGATGTCAGGGTCAGTGTCCTTGAATCCCGAGAGAAGTACGGAAACTCTGTACGGGTGCCAAGAATGCTTATGTCAGAAGCCAAGGCGGCGTG
It includes:
- a CDS encoding Putative PLAC8 motif-containing protein is translated as MSPSSLQQNGAAQGAQTQTTLNADGEGQDTHRDRWHHGLCGCCASCELCLLGTFLPCLLFGQTSHRIEDPSMEGYSHVNSDCIVMMGVTYLTGFGWMIVMRKRFQIRQRYGIKGSDARDCCASYWCFSSALVQHEREVLARQKTSSVVQGYQRQPAMEMKPTHANPTT